The Microbacterium maritypicum genome contains a region encoding:
- a CDS encoding DUF6286 domain-containing protein: protein MSTPVLRRVIRRETHSPRTVAMFVAVILLILALAYIGLEIVLSLAAQPALLIGPAAAGGWLIGLPTAQPAGLVIAGSVVLALIGVIFIVLAITPGRLSRHVLDGGGRAVVVDNGVIASALAQHLAEETGLARDSITVGVGHRTVDVTVRPGIGIPLDKADVASAAEAELQTYRLAHRVRTRVRIERPAEKEDEL from the coding sequence ATGAGCACCCCGGTTCTGCGCCGCGTCATCCGACGCGAGACGCACTCGCCGCGGACCGTCGCGATGTTCGTCGCGGTGATCCTGCTCATCCTGGCCCTCGCATACATCGGGCTCGAGATCGTGTTGAGCCTCGCCGCGCAGCCCGCGCTCCTGATCGGTCCGGCCGCAGCCGGAGGGTGGCTCATCGGGCTTCCCACCGCGCAGCCCGCCGGGCTCGTGATCGCCGGCAGCGTCGTCCTCGCCCTCATCGGCGTGATCTTCATCGTGCTGGCCATCACCCCGGGGCGGCTCTCGAGGCATGTCCTGGACGGGGGTGGACGGGCCGTGGTCGTGGACAACGGTGTGATCGCCAGCGCGCTGGCCCAGCACCTCGCAGAGGAGACCGGCCTCGCCCGCGACAGCATCACCGTCGGCGTCGGTCATCGCACCGTCGACGTGACCGTGCGCCCCGGCATCGGCATCCCGCTCGACAAGGCCGACGTGGCCTCGGCCGCCGAGGCGGAGCTGCAGACCTACCGGCTGGCCCACCGGGTCCGCACCCGGGTGCGCATCGAGCGACCCGCCGAGAAGGAGGACGAACTGTGA
- a CDS encoding YHS domain-containing protein, with translation MTNNTEAAPSCCSTSAINPAAAGNGRENLLTSTAGDDLTTCPVMVGNPVSKTAAEAAGLYRDHEGERYYFCCAGCGPAFDSDPAKYAAQMA, from the coding sequence ATGACGAACAACACCGAGGCCGCTCCCAGCTGTTGCAGCACCAGCGCCATCAACCCCGCCGCCGCAGGCAACGGCCGCGAGAACCTGTTGACCAGCACAGCAGGCGATGACCTCACCACCTGCCCGGTCATGGTCGGCAACCCGGTCAGCAAGACGGCCGCGGAGGCCGCCGGCCTCTACCGTGACCACGAGGGCGAGCGATACTACTTCTGCTGCGCCGGGTGCGGTCCGGCCTTCGACTCGGACCCCGCCAAGTACGCCGCCCAGATGGCGTGA
- a CDS encoding serine hydrolase domain-containing protein → MSSETLVVPLIDQLDAFFGQYTAAGQSPGLVYGLVGADGLEHTRGFGTADDQGNAPDADTVFPIASMTKSFVALGALLARDRGLLDLNAPITDFYPQWHGTVGEEPAVAPTLRQLLSMGGGLTEDNSWVDPFLGLSEAELVERIRPGFNYSNHPGSAFEYSNIGFTMAGLAVGKAVGRRVEDWVTDEILRPLGMNSTWFDNRAPEGGTLRAVGYSLNTEGEWAGFPPAVSDAMAAAGGMQSTITDLSVWVRFLAAATRPATASADDGDAVVSRASRRELQRIHQVDIPSLQARPDGTWKFVTGGYALGLFVREDLHRGRIVTHSGGLPGFILNMVWHADSGTGVVVLTNSHRGNPVSLSEDALFRALAVHDTPARTVRPWPETRRLMAAADALVRSWDDDAAAEIFADNIDFDRPLPQRRAAIDELIAQVGPLRQDAGAPEIVSSATPADITWSIPAERGELICMIHLTPVRPAQIQEFEVIAVDRGVPRAARPTDVSARRRTYARPTVSPLPNTHVV, encoded by the coding sequence ATGTCCAGCGAAACCCTCGTGGTGCCGCTCATCGATCAGCTCGATGCCTTCTTCGGCCAGTACACGGCGGCGGGCCAGTCACCGGGACTCGTGTACGGACTCGTCGGGGCTGACGGCCTCGAGCACACCCGGGGGTTCGGGACCGCCGACGACCAGGGCAACGCCCCCGACGCCGACACGGTCTTCCCGATCGCGTCGATGACCAAGAGCTTCGTGGCGCTCGGCGCGCTGCTCGCCCGCGACCGCGGACTCCTCGACCTGAACGCCCCCATCACCGATTTCTATCCGCAGTGGCACGGCACCGTGGGCGAGGAGCCTGCTGTCGCCCCGACCCTGCGGCAGCTGCTCAGCATGGGCGGCGGTCTCACCGAGGACAACTCGTGGGTCGACCCGTTCCTGGGCCTGTCCGAAGCGGAGCTCGTCGAGCGGATCCGACCGGGCTTCAACTACAGCAACCACCCCGGCAGCGCCTTCGAGTACTCGAACATCGGCTTCACGATGGCGGGGCTCGCGGTGGGCAAGGCCGTCGGTCGGCGCGTGGAGGACTGGGTCACCGACGAGATCCTGCGGCCGCTCGGGATGAACAGCACGTGGTTCGACAACCGCGCCCCGGAGGGCGGCACTCTCCGGGCGGTCGGCTACTCGCTGAACACCGAGGGCGAATGGGCGGGGTTCCCTCCGGCCGTGTCCGACGCCATGGCCGCGGCAGGAGGCATGCAGTCGACGATCACCGACCTGAGCGTCTGGGTGCGCTTCCTCGCCGCGGCCACCCGACCAGCCACGGCCAGTGCGGACGATGGCGACGCGGTCGTCAGCCGGGCCTCACGGCGCGAGCTGCAGCGCATCCATCAGGTCGACATCCCCTCCCTCCAGGCGCGACCCGATGGCACCTGGAAGTTCGTCACGGGCGGCTACGCGCTCGGCCTCTTCGTGCGTGAAGACCTGCACCGCGGCCGGATCGTCACGCACAGCGGCGGTCTTCCCGGGTTCATCCTGAACATGGTGTGGCACGCCGATTCCGGTACCGGTGTGGTCGTGCTCACCAACAGCCACCGGGGCAACCCCGTGTCTCTGTCGGAGGATGCGCTGTTCCGCGCCCTCGCCGTGCACGACACCCCCGCCCGGACCGTGCGGCCGTGGCCGGAGACGCGGCGACTGATGGCGGCAGCAGACGCGCTGGTCCGCTCCTGGGATGACGATGCGGCCGCCGAGATCTTCGCCGACAACATCGACTTCGATCGTCCGCTTCCTCAGCGCCGCGCCGCGATCGATGAGCTCATCGCCCAGGTGGGTCCGCTGCGCCAGGATGCAGGAGCACCGGAGATCGTCTCCTCGGCGACTCCGGCCGACATCACGTGGTCAATCCCCGCCGAGCGGGGCGAGCTGATCTGCATGATCCACCTCACCCCGGTGCGGCCAGCGCAGATCCAGGAGTTCGAGGTGATCGCGGTCGACCGCGGCGTGCCGCGCGCGGCCCGGCCCACCGACGTCTCTGCCCGACGTCGCACCTACGCCCGCCCGACGGTGAGCCCGCTGCCGAACACGCACGTCGTCTGA
- a CDS encoding heavy metal translocating P-type ATPase produces MSTSAPPSMGSGVELEIGGMTCASCAMRIEKKLNKLEGVVATVNYATEKAKITVPDGYDPAVLIAEVEKTGYSAALPAPKGKRNDGAAAGDADDADPELRSLRNRLIGAIVLTVPVIAMAMIPALQFTYWQWASLALAAPVILWAAWPFHKAAWTNLKHGAATMDTLISMGTSAAFLWSLYALFFGTAGTPGMTHPFEFALAPSDGAANIYLEVGAGVTMFILAGRYFEKRSKKQAGAALRALLELGAKEVAVLRGGVETKIPVEDLQVGDEFIVRPGEKIATDGVVVSGTSAVDASMLTGEAVPVEVAEGDAVTGATTNVGGRLVIRATRIGSDTQLAQMAQLVEDAQTGKAEVQRLADRISGVFVPIVIVIAFVALGGWLGAGFPVTAAFTAAVAVLVIACPCALGLATPTALLVGTGRGAQMGVLIKGPEVLESTRKVDTVVLDKTGTVTTGKMTLVGVFTEDRTDRAELLRLAGALEDASEHPIAQAIAKGATQEVGSLPTPSDFANIEGKGVQGIVDGHAVLVGRDSLLAEWSQQLSRELASTKARAESEGKTVVAVGWDGQARGILVVADTVKPSSAEAIAQFKAIGLTPILLTGDNEAVARQIAAEVGIEEVIAEVLPKDKVDVVTRLQREGKVVAMIGDGVNDAPALAQADLGLAMGTGADVAIEASDITLVRGDLRSAVDAIRLSRKTLGTIKTNLFWAFAYNVAAIPVAALGMLNPMLAGAAMALSSVFVVGNSLRLRGFKSIAK; encoded by the coding sequence ATGAGTACATCAGCACCTCCGAGCATGGGGTCAGGCGTCGAGTTGGAGATCGGCGGGATGACCTGCGCGTCGTGCGCGATGCGGATCGAGAAGAAGCTGAACAAGCTCGAGGGTGTCGTGGCGACCGTGAACTACGCGACCGAGAAGGCGAAGATCACGGTCCCTGACGGCTACGACCCTGCGGTGCTGATCGCCGAGGTGGAGAAGACGGGGTACTCCGCGGCCCTGCCCGCCCCGAAGGGGAAGAGGAACGACGGGGCGGCCGCCGGTGACGCCGACGACGCGGATCCTGAGTTGCGGTCACTGCGCAACCGACTGATCGGCGCGATCGTGCTGACCGTGCCCGTGATCGCGATGGCGATGATCCCCGCGCTGCAGTTCACGTACTGGCAGTGGGCCTCGCTCGCGCTGGCTGCTCCTGTGATCCTCTGGGCGGCATGGCCCTTCCATAAGGCCGCATGGACCAACCTGAAGCACGGCGCCGCCACGATGGACACGCTCATCTCGATGGGCACCTCGGCCGCGTTCCTGTGGTCGTTGTACGCACTGTTCTTCGGCACAGCGGGCACGCCAGGCATGACGCACCCGTTCGAGTTCGCGCTGGCCCCGTCCGACGGGGCGGCGAACATCTACCTCGAGGTGGGCGCAGGGGTGACCATGTTCATCCTCGCCGGGCGGTACTTCGAGAAGCGGTCGAAGAAGCAGGCCGGCGCGGCCCTGCGCGCTCTCCTCGAACTCGGCGCGAAAGAGGTCGCCGTCCTGCGTGGCGGTGTGGAGACGAAGATCCCCGTCGAGGATCTCCAGGTGGGCGACGAGTTCATCGTGCGCCCCGGGGAGAAGATCGCCACTGACGGTGTGGTCGTCTCCGGCACCTCGGCCGTGGACGCATCCATGCTCACCGGAGAGGCCGTCCCGGTCGAGGTGGCCGAGGGCGACGCCGTCACCGGTGCCACGACGAACGTCGGCGGCCGACTCGTGATCCGTGCGACGCGAATCGGCTCGGACACGCAACTGGCACAGATGGCACAGCTGGTCGAGGACGCCCAGACCGGGAAGGCCGAGGTGCAGCGCCTCGCCGACCGGATCTCCGGGGTGTTCGTGCCGATCGTGATCGTGATCGCCTTCGTGGCCCTCGGCGGCTGGCTCGGGGCAGGATTCCCCGTGACCGCGGCGTTCACGGCGGCGGTCGCCGTGCTCGTGATCGCTTGCCCGTGCGCGCTCGGTCTGGCGACCCCCACGGCGCTTCTGGTCGGCACTGGTCGCGGCGCGCAGATGGGCGTGCTCATCAAGGGCCCGGAGGTTCTGGAGTCCACCCGCAAGGTCGACACCGTCGTGCTGGACAAGACCGGCACCGTCACCACCGGCAAGATGACGCTCGTCGGCGTTTTCACAGAGGACCGCACAGATCGTGCAGAACTGCTGCGGCTGGCCGGCGCCCTGGAGGATGCCTCGGAGCACCCCATCGCACAGGCGATCGCCAAGGGGGCGACCCAGGAGGTCGGTTCTCTGCCGACCCCCTCGGACTTCGCGAACATCGAGGGCAAGGGAGTACAGGGGATCGTCGACGGCCACGCCGTGCTCGTCGGCCGCGATTCGCTCCTCGCCGAGTGGTCGCAGCAGCTGAGCCGTGAACTCGCGTCGACGAAGGCCCGCGCCGAGAGCGAGGGAAAGACCGTCGTCGCCGTGGGGTGGGACGGTCAGGCCCGAGGCATTCTCGTCGTGGCCGACACCGTGAAGCCGAGCAGCGCCGAAGCGATCGCTCAGTTCAAGGCGATCGGGTTGACCCCCATCCTGCTCACCGGAGACAACGAGGCCGTGGCCCGGCAGATCGCGGCCGAGGTGGGTATCGAGGAAGTCATCGCCGAAGTCCTCCCGAAGGACAAGGTCGATGTCGTCACCCGATTGCAGCGCGAAGGCAAGGTGGTCGCGATGATCGGCGACGGCGTCAACGACGCCCCCGCGCTCGCACAGGCCGATCTCGGACTCGCGATGGGTACCGGCGCGGATGTCGCGATCGAAGCATCCGACATCACCCTGGTGCGCGGCGATCTGCGCAGCGCGGTCGACGCGATCCGGCTGTCGCGAAAGACACTCGGAACGATCAAGACCAACCTGTTCTGGGCCTTCGCCTACAACGTCGCGGCGATCCCCGTCGCCGCACTCGGAATGCTCAACCCCATGCTCGCCGGCGCGGCGATGGCGCTTTCCAGCGTCTTCGTCGTCGGCAACAGCCTGCGCCTGCGCGGGTTCAAGAGCATCGCCAAGTGA